A stretch of the Acanthopagrus latus isolate v.2019 chromosome 9, fAcaLat1.1, whole genome shotgun sequence genome encodes the following:
- the LOC119025355 gene encoding NXPE family member 3-like — protein MMPSSPQWTAYREMEPDHGTHKKGTLCRKLTKYAVIFLFLAVFGLIFLLHNISTIENWNCHTVSALNQLQSRIQSSFIPVNLPTFNHNHTFCAHLGQKPSPEDELEERYLLDSIAWPGPPPHSSPVVLDQSSDPVHSLFTLHIKEGREWHVGDQLEALVQMHDFQGRPKLYGGDFLLARLHSPDLGAGVAGKVLDHRNGSYSALFPLLWVGSAQVEVTLVHSSEAVAVLRRLREERPDRVFANSLFRSGSHSETTVCNMCLPPDQKLQCNYTDLSTGEPWYCYKPKVLGCDTRINHAKGGYVKNLLTSKEAPLFQSGVNIKVHIHASGPDRINVLPPRKDRAEVESSVKPEAIQHAPSGYYYKDSWRSLNGVTMRQFSKSSAIIQCLENKVINMYGDSTVRQWFEHLLAFVPELKELNLHSPKHVGPFMAVNSIHNILLKYRCHGPPIQFSTVIASELQYISNELDRLSGGPNTVVVFTIWAHFCPFPVEVYIRRLRHIRRAVLRLLDRAPGTIIVIRSANLRALDPEVSLNYSDWYSLQLDEVLRAMFKGLNVLLVDAWQMTLAHHSPHNVHPPPAIIKNMIDMLLSYICPETKKSHQ, from the exons AACTGGAACTGTCACACTGTTTCAGCCCTCAACCAGCTCCAGAGCAGGATCCAATCATCCTTCATCCCAGTGAATCTGCCCACTTTTAATCACAACCACACCTTCTGTGCCCATCTGGGCCAGAAACCCTCCCCTGAGGATGAACTGGAAGAGCGCTACCTGTTGGACTCTATTGCTTGGCCAGGGCCTCCGCCTCACTCTTCACCAGTCGTCTTGGACCAGTCGAGTGACCCTGTGCACAGCCTGTTCACCCTCCATATTAAGGAGGGAAGGGAGTGGCATGTGGGCGACCAGCTGGAGGCCCTCGTCCAAATGCACGACTTCCAGGGTCGTCCCAAGCTCTACGGCGGGGATTTCCTCTTGGCCAGACTGCACTCCCCTGATCTTGGAGCAGGTGTAGCAGGCAAGGTGCTGGACCACAGGAATGGATCTTATTCTGCTCTGTTCCCGCTGCTCTGGGTGGGATCAGCACAGGTGGAGGTTACACTAGTGCACTCAAGTGAGGCTGTTGCTGTTCTGCGACGGCTGAGGGAGGAACGGCCTGATCGGGTGTTTGCCAACAGCTTGTTCCGCTCGGGTTCCCACTCTGAGACTACTGTGTGCAACATGTGCCTGCCCCCTGATCAGAAACTCCAGTGCAACTACACAGACCTTTCCACAGGTGAGCCCTGGTATTGCTACAAGCCCAAGGTGCTCGGCTGTGACACCAGGATCAACCACGCCAAAGGAGGCTATGTGAAAAATCTCCTCACCAGCAAAGAAGCACCACTCTTCCAGAG TGGTGTAAACATAAAAGTTCACATACACGCTTCAGGACCTGACAGAATCAATGTGCTGCCTCCCAGGAAAG ATAGAGCAGAGGTAGAAAGCAGTGTTAAACCAGAAGCTATTCAGCACGCACCATCTGGATATTACTACAAGGACTCATGGAGGTCATTAAATGGTGTTACAATGCGCCAGTTCAGTAAATCATCAGCCATTATTCAGTGTTTGGAAAACAAGGTGATCAACATGTATGGAGACTCCACTGTCAGGCAGTGGTTTGAGCACCTGCTTGCTTTTGTACCAG AATTAAAAGAGTTAAACCTGCACAGTCCTAAACACGTTGGACCTTTCATGGCAGTGAACAGCATCCATAATATTCTCTTGAAGTACCGCTGCCATGGCCCACCCATCCAGTTTTCTACTGTCATAGCCAGTGAGTTGCAGTACATTTCAAATGAGCTGGACCGCCTCTCTGGGGGTCCCAACACTGTTGTGGTTTTCACCATTTGGGCCCATTTCTGCCCCTTTCCTGTGGAGGTGTACATACGGAGACTCCGTCACATTAGGCGGGCAGTGTTGCGACTCCTGGACCGAGCGCCAGGGACAATCATTGTGATTCGCTCAGCCAACCTCAGAGCCCTGGACCCAGAGGTGAGCCTCAATTACAGCGACTGGTACTCACTGCAGCTCGATGAGGTGCTCAGAGCCATGTTCAAGGGGCTGAATGTTCTGCTGGTGGACGCCTGGCAAATGACTTTGGCACACCACTCTCCTCACAATGTCCACCCACCTCCAGCCATCATCAAGAACATGATAGACATGCTTCTGTCTTATATTTGTCCAGAGACAAAAAAGAGCCACCAGTAG